One region of Prosthecobacter debontii genomic DNA includes:
- the rlmN gene encoding 23S rRNA (adenine(2503)-C(2))-methyltransferase RlmN — protein sequence MTTASIPKPAVPVSLLGLTPPEITSLMAEMGEPAFRAKQVIEWTFTKRAESIEAMSNLSKALRQNLAEKFVTRTMKIATVTGSKDTTRKFLLKLHDGRFVETVLIPANPALYGEASDRHTLCVSSQVGCAYDCKFCASGLAGFTRNLTAAEIVEQIVQVEAYAQERVDNLVFMGMGEPLANYGHVTKAIEILNAEWGIGIGARHMTVSTSGVAPQIKKLADFPLQIRLAISLHGASDEVRNKIMPVNQKYNLDELFAALAYWRSKRKQHITFEYILIQDVNDGIDQAHRLAKRAKGLEAKVNLIPYNTVEGLPWVRPTEKHQDEFQDVLLNAGVKATLRREKGHDIAAACGQLRLRQETELGIIESPIPAKRITISAGA from the coding sequence TTGACGACTGCCTCCATTCCAAAACCTGCCGTCCCAGTTTCGCTCCTGGGCCTGACCCCACCCGAAATCACTTCATTGATGGCGGAGATGGGTGAGCCTGCCTTCCGTGCCAAGCAGGTGATCGAGTGGACTTTCACCAAACGCGCCGAGAGCATTGAGGCGATGTCGAATCTCTCCAAGGCTCTGCGACAGAACTTGGCTGAGAAATTCGTCACCCGCACGATGAAGATCGCCACCGTGACGGGGTCCAAGGACACCACACGCAAGTTTCTCCTGAAGCTGCACGATGGCCGGTTTGTGGAAACCGTGCTCATCCCCGCCAACCCCGCCCTGTATGGGGAAGCTTCTGACCGCCACACCCTCTGTGTCTCCAGTCAGGTGGGCTGTGCCTATGACTGTAAATTTTGCGCCAGCGGTCTGGCCGGATTCACCCGCAACCTGACGGCTGCCGAGATCGTGGAGCAGATCGTCCAAGTGGAAGCCTACGCCCAAGAGCGCGTGGATAACCTCGTCTTCATGGGCATGGGTGAGCCCCTGGCGAACTATGGCCATGTCACCAAAGCCATTGAGATCCTCAATGCCGAGTGGGGCATCGGCATCGGTGCCCGCCACATGACCGTGAGCACCAGTGGTGTGGCTCCGCAGATCAAGAAACTGGCGGACTTCCCGCTTCAGATTCGCCTCGCCATCTCCCTGCATGGAGCCAGCGACGAAGTGCGTAACAAGATCATGCCGGTCAACCAAAAGTATAACCTCGATGAACTCTTCGCGGCTTTGGCTTACTGGCGCTCCAAACGCAAGCAGCACATCACCTTTGAATACATCCTCATTCAGGATGTGAACGATGGCATTGATCAAGCGCATCGCCTAGCCAAACGCGCCAAAGGCCTGGAGGCCAAAGTCAATCTCATCCCCTACAACACGGTCGAAGGCCTGCCCTGGGTGCGCCCGACCGAGAAGCATCAGGATGAGTTCCAAGACGTGCTGCTGAATGCCGGGGTGAAAGCCACCCTGCGCCGCGAGAAAGGTCACGACATCGCCGCCGCCTGCGGTCAACTCCGCCTGCGCCAAGAAACCGAATTGGGCATCATCGAATCCCCCATTCCAGCCAAGCGCATCACGATCAGCGCAGGAGCGTGA